In Nostoc sp. UHCC 0926, a single genomic region encodes these proteins:
- a CDS encoding DUF4089 domain-containing protein: MRTEEFNVGEYVDQMALLLNLQLRDEYRDGVVANFERISAIANLVNSFPLAEDIEVAPVFEP; the protein is encoded by the coding sequence ATGAGAACAGAAGAGTTTAATGTAGGTGAGTATGTTGATCAAATGGCGTTGTTGTTGAATTTGCAGCTAAGGGATGAGTATCGAGATGGTGTGGTGGCAAATTTTGAGAGAATTAGTGCGATCGCTAATCTTGTAAATTCTTTCCCTTTAGCGGAGGATATTGAAGTTGCACCAGTATTTGAACCATGA
- a CDS encoding alpha/beta fold hydrolase — translation MKSDQETYTINRPRWQRLCVTILLAIAFTVSLPYIAQAQEQVRNPTANTSDSTLVKSLSGFENGYATVNGVRLHYVSGGEGAPLVLLPGHPETWWGYHKVMLALAKSFRVIVVDIRGMGSSEKSAGGYDKKTMARDIYELIRQLGYEKVNIAGHDIGAMVAFSFAANHPEATAKLALLDVAHPDDSFYDIKMLPEEGKFGKTVDAAHPVYLWWFAFHQVEGLPEKLLAGDGMRLYINWLFNYLLNDPTKIDSRDLAVYGNAYSNPEAIRAGHAWYKAFPRDISDAKTYKKLEMPVLGLGAEFQGYQFLRVVEPKATNFRLVKIENSGHFILIEQPDVISRLLINFFK, via the coding sequence ATGAAAAGCGATCAAGAGACTTACACGATCAACAGACCTCGCTGGCAGCGTCTGTGCGTCACGATCCTTCTTGCTATAGCGTTCACGGTTTCGCTCCCCTACATCGCACAAGCGCAGGAGCAAGTAAGAAACCCTACCGCCAATACGTCCGACTCGACACTGGTGAAGTCCCTATCCGGATTTGAGAACGGTTATGCAACGGTTAATGGAGTAAGACTGCATTACGTCAGCGGCGGTGAGGGCGCACCGCTTGTGCTGCTGCCAGGTCACCCGGAAACCTGGTGGGGGTATCACAAGGTGATGCTGGCTTTGGCAAAAAGCTTTCGTGTGATCGTCGTGGACATCCGCGGCATGGGCAGCTCCGAAAAGTCAGCTGGTGGTTACGACAAGAAGACAATGGCTCGAGATATCTACGAGCTGATCCGTCAACTTGGATACGAGAAAGTCAATATTGCTGGACACGATATCGGCGCGATGGTCGCGTTCAGTTTTGCGGCTAATCATCCGGAAGCGACCGCGAAACTTGCCTTGCTGGACGTCGCGCATCCTGACGATTCCTTCTATGACATCAAAATGCTGCCTGAGGAGGGGAAGTTTGGAAAAACGGTCGATGCTGCGCATCCGGTTTATCTATGGTGGTTTGCTTTTCATCAAGTAGAAGGGTTGCCTGAAAAACTCCTCGCAGGAGATGGCATGAGACTCTATATAAACTGGCTCTTCAACTATCTGCTAAACGACCCGACAAAGATAGATTCACGAGATTTAGCCGTTTACGGGAATGCCTATTCAAATCCAGAAGCAATCCGCGCTGGTCATGCGTGGTACAAAGCCTTTCCGCGCGACATTAGCGACGCTAAGACGTATAAGAAGCTCGAGATGCCAGTCTTGGGGCTCGGTGCCGAGTTCCAAGGCTATCAGTTCTTGCGAGTGGTCGAACCCAAGGCGACTAATTTTCGACTGGTCAAGATAGAAAATAGCGGCCACTTCATCTTAATCGAGCAACCTGATGTCATATCGCGGTTGCTGATCAACTTCTTCAAGTAA
- the gntT gene encoding guanitoxin biosynthesis MATE family efflux transporter GntT, which yields MLVNNDLQDRWIPRYFRLAIANMLSNLMVPLSGMVSVSFLGHLQDIRHLAGVALATVVFNYFYRALNFLRLSVTGTTAQATGRNDQQEVLLLGLRNVLIALGLGFVVLLLQYPLRELGFIVLNNTPEVKAAAVDYFNTRIWGVPAVLVNMVLFGWLMGREQSQKVLVLSVFGNVVNIVLSYQMIVRTGLESMGAGLAQALSQFLMMMLGLIWVKSEIQWEEIRAVAPQLWDKSAWNETFALSRDLFIRTLAIGFTFWAFTNLFAGMGRIAFAENVLLIEFMTLGIQILNGLSYATETLTGNFHGTNEQKQMVPLLGVSIGVTLMFAVIMSLTCILFPQTVFGLLTNHTEITTQIDPYIPWLMSVLGLYAFAVSIEAYFFGLAEGLILRNAAFIATGLGFIPTAALAWKLQSVHLLWLAMSLFIVTRIAVQGIQIPRTLKLAAEDIPPAEKTQC from the coding sequence ATGTTAGTAAATAATGATTTGCAAGACCGATGGATTCCTCGCTATTTCAGATTAGCGATCGCGAATATGCTCTCCAATCTAATGGTGCCACTGTCTGGAATGGTTAGCGTTTCCTTTTTAGGGCACTTGCAAGACATTCGTCATTTAGCTGGCGTTGCACTGGCGACAGTTGTGTTTAATTACTTCTATCGAGCATTGAATTTTTTGCGTCTCTCTGTCACCGGCACGACTGCCCAGGCGACTGGAAGAAATGATCAACAGGAAGTGCTGCTGCTAGGCTTACGGAATGTTTTAATTGCTCTGGGCTTGGGATTTGTTGTTTTGCTCCTGCAATACCCACTGCGAGAATTGGGGTTTATTGTCTTGAACAATACTCCAGAGGTGAAAGCGGCTGCGGTGGACTACTTCAACACGAGAATTTGGGGTGTACCTGCGGTTCTGGTGAATATGGTGCTGTTCGGCTGGTTGATGGGGCGTGAACAGAGCCAGAAAGTCTTAGTCTTGTCGGTTTTTGGCAACGTCGTCAACATTGTCTTGAGTTACCAGATGATTGTGCGAACAGGTTTGGAAAGCATGGGAGCAGGCTTGGCACAAGCTTTGAGCCAATTTCTGATGATGATGCTAGGACTAATTTGGGTGAAGAGTGAAATCCAGTGGGAGGAAATCCGTGCCGTCGCGCCTCAGCTTTGGGACAAATCTGCCTGGAATGAGACTTTTGCCCTGAGTCGGGATCTCTTTATACGGACATTGGCGATTGGGTTTACCTTTTGGGCTTTTACCAATCTGTTTGCTGGGATGGGAAGAATCGCCTTTGCGGAAAATGTCTTGCTGATTGAGTTCATGACGCTAGGGATTCAAATACTCAATGGCTTGTCTTATGCAACAGAAACCTTGACGGGCAACTTTCATGGCACAAATGAGCAGAAACAGATGGTGCCACTGCTTGGCGTTTCTATAGGCGTGACTCTGATGTTTGCAGTCATCATGTCCCTTACCTGCATCCTGTTTCCGCAAACCGTATTTGGGCTACTCACAAATCACACGGAAATAACCACCCAGATCGATCCCTACATTCCCTGGCTAATGAGCGTGCTGGGGCTGTATGCGTTTGCCGTCTCAATTGAAGCTTATTTCTTTGGTTTGGCAGAAGGATTAATCCTCCGCAATGCGGCTTTTATCGCAACTGGGCTAGGGTTTATTCCCACAGCAGCCCTTGCTTGGAAGTTGCAGAGTGTTCATCTGTTATGGTTGGCGATGTCTTTGTTTATAGTGACTAGAATTGCAGTGCAGGGAATTCAGATCCCTAGAACCTTGAAACTAGCGGCAGAGGATATTCCTCCTGCTGAAAAGACTCAATGCTAG
- a CDS encoding glutaredoxin family protein: protein MRLILYSKPGCHLCEGLQEKLEQIQNLSFELEIRDITTREDWFAAYEYEVPVLYLSNHGGAEQEIIEAPLPRPSPRASVQQLEQMLRKYLAN from the coding sequence ATGCGATTAATTTTATACAGTAAACCCGGCTGTCATTTATGTGAAGGCTTGCAAGAAAAGCTAGAACAAATCCAAAATCTTAGTTTCGAGTTGGAAATTAGGGATATTACGACTCGTGAAGATTGGTTCGCTGCGTATGAGTATGAGGTGCCAGTACTTTATTTATCGAACCACGGAGGCGCAGAGCAAGAAATTATAGAAGCACCATTGCCGCGTCCTTCACCTCGTGCTAGTGTGCAACAGTTAGAGCAAATGTTGCGTAAGTATTTAGCCAATTAG
- a CDS encoding UDP-N-acetylmuramoyl-L-alanyl-D-glutamate--2,6-diaminopimelate ligase has product MKLRELLTAVDSVEQLPSHPMEDVEIRGLKTNSHACIVGDLFIGMPGERVDGGDFWQSAIASGAVAAIVSPEAAQKNPPTNQAVVISASNITQACAQIASAFYGYPGQKLKLVGVTGTNGKTTTTHLIEFLLIKANLATALMGTLYTRWAGFEQTATHTTPFAVELQQQLAEAVNAGSEFGVMEVSSHALAQGRVLGCQFEVVVFSNLTQDHLDYHSDMEDYFAAKALLFSPDYLKGRAIINADDSYGKRLIASLDSERVWSYSVNDNSADLWMSDLSYQPNGVSGTLHTPKGDVAFRSPLVGQYNLENLLAAVGAVLHLGLDLQLLASVIPEFPGVPGRMERVEISPDQDISVIVDYAHTPDSLENLLKAARPFIPGKVICVFGCGGDRDRTKRPKMGKIAAELADIAVVTSDNPRTEDPERILKDILAGIADTVQPTVICDRAIAISTAILQAQPGDGVLLAGKGHEDYQILGTEKIHFDDREHARDALHERLNIQA; this is encoded by the coding sequence ATGAAATTGCGGGAATTACTAACAGCAGTAGACAGTGTTGAACAATTGCCTAGCCATCCGATGGAGGATGTGGAAATTAGGGGTCTGAAGACGAATTCCCATGCTTGTATTGTGGGAGATTTGTTTATTGGGATGCCAGGAGAGCGGGTTGATGGTGGGGATTTTTGGCAAAGTGCGATCGCATCAGGGGCAGTAGCAGCGATCGTCTCCCCGGAAGCAGCACAGAAAAATCCTCCCACAAATCAGGCTGTGGTGATCAGTGCCAGTAACATAACTCAAGCTTGTGCCCAGATAGCCAGTGCTTTTTACGGTTATCCGGGACAAAAACTTAAGCTGGTGGGTGTAACTGGTACAAATGGCAAAACGACAACTACTCATCTAATTGAATTTCTGCTGATCAAAGCTAATCTAGCTACAGCTTTGATGGGAACTCTCTACACTCGTTGGGCCGGTTTTGAGCAAACTGCTACCCACACTACGCCCTTTGCCGTGGAACTGCAACAGCAGCTAGCAGAGGCTGTAAATGCTGGTAGTGAGTTCGGGGTGATGGAAGTAAGTTCCCACGCTTTGGCCCAAGGTAGAGTGTTGGGTTGTCAATTTGAGGTGGTGGTGTTCAGTAATCTTACTCAAGACCATCTCGACTATCACAGCGACATGGAAGATTACTTTGCTGCCAAAGCGTTGTTGTTTAGCCCTGATTATCTCAAGGGACGCGCAATAATTAATGCTGATGATTCCTACGGGAAGCGGTTAATTGCCTCGTTGGATTCCGAACGGGTTTGGAGTTATAGTGTCAATGACAATAGCGCTGATTTATGGATGAGTGATTTAAGTTACCAGCCGAATGGTGTCAGTGGTACATTACATACACCAAAAGGTGACGTGGCTTTTCGATCGCCCCTAGTTGGACAATATAATTTAGAAAATCTTTTAGCAGCCGTAGGAGCAGTTTTACATTTAGGGCTAGATTTGCAGTTACTCGCATCTGTGATCCCTGAGTTTCCGGGAGTTCCTGGACGGATGGAACGGGTAGAGATTAGTCCTGACCAAGATATTAGCGTGATTGTGGATTATGCTCACACACCTGATAGTTTGGAAAATTTGCTGAAAGCAGCACGTCCGTTTATACCTGGTAAGGTGATTTGCGTGTTTGGTTGTGGCGGCGATCGCGATCGCACTAAGCGCCCAAAAATGGGTAAAATTGCTGCTGAATTAGCAGATATAGCCGTGGTGACATCGGATAATCCCCGGACTGAAGATCCAGAACGGATATTGAAAGATATTTTGGCGGGAATTGCTGATACAGTGCAGCCAACTGTAATTTGCGATCGAGCGATCGCAATTAGTACCGCTATTTTACAAGCACAACCCGGTGATGGAGTATTGCTTGCTGGTAAAGGTCATGAAGACTATCAAATTCTCGGTACTGAGAAAATCCATTTTGACGACCGAGAACACGCACGCGACGCTTTACATGAAAGACTGAACATACAAGCCTAA
- a CDS encoding AtzE family amidohydrolase — translation MNDAVSIAAAVREGKVSAVEVTKAALARIAARDNQLNCFTAVTAEIALTDAARIDREIAQGNNPGTLAGVPFAVKNLFDIAGLTTLAGSKINAENPAASQDATAIVKLKQAGAVLVGALNMDEYAYGFVTENSHYGATHNPHDLQRSAGGSSGGSAAAVAGGLVPLTLGSDTNGSIRVPAALCGVFGFKPTYGRLSRAGVALFSSSFDHIGPFARSVQDIATVFDVLQGEDDRDPVCTKRLPELVLSQLNQDISDIRIALAKPAEGIAADYFTTGVEPEALAAVQKVADAIEVTEYVTIPEAHRARAAAFVITASEGANLHLEKLRSRPQDFDPATRDRFLAGALIPSNWYLQAQRFRKWYRDRVREVLQNVDVILAPTTPISAPLIGQQTMILDGEEILVRPHLGLFTQPLSFIGLPVLSVPIQRQNALPLGVQLIAAPYNEALILRVAAVLEAKGVVSAPVIFNALN, via the coding sequence ATGAATGATGCTGTATCAATAGCTGCTGCTGTGCGTGAAGGCAAAGTTAGCGCAGTGGAAGTTACCAAGGCTGCGTTAGCACGAATAGCAGCGCGGGATAATCAACTCAACTGTTTTACGGCTGTGACTGCTGAGATAGCTTTAACAGATGCAGCCCGCATTGACAGGGAAATTGCCCAAGGTAATAATCCTGGAACGCTTGCTGGTGTGCCTTTTGCGGTGAAAAATCTCTTCGATATCGCTGGTTTAACAACTCTGGCGGGATCGAAAATCAATGCAGAAAACCCAGCAGCTAGTCAAGATGCAACAGCAATAGTAAAGTTGAAACAAGCGGGTGCTGTGCTGGTTGGCGCTTTGAATATGGATGAGTACGCTTATGGGTTTGTAACGGAAAACTCTCATTACGGTGCTACTCACAACCCCCATGATTTACAACGATCTGCTGGTGGTTCATCGGGTGGTTCGGCGGCGGCTGTTGCAGGTGGGTTAGTACCGTTGACATTGGGTTCTGATACTAATGGTTCAATTCGCGTTCCGGCGGCGTTGTGTGGCGTTTTTGGTTTTAAGCCGACTTATGGAAGGTTATCTCGTGCTGGGGTAGCTTTATTTTCTAGCAGTTTTGACCACATTGGCCCTTTTGCGCGTTCGGTGCAGGATATTGCTACGGTGTTTGATGTGCTTCAGGGAGAAGACGATCGCGATCCAGTTTGCACAAAGCGTCTGCCTGAATTGGTTTTATCACAACTCAATCAAGATATTTCTGATATCAGAATTGCGTTGGCGAAGCCCGCCGAAGGCATCGCAGCTGATTATTTCACCACAGGCGTAGAACCGGAAGCTTTAGCAGCAGTCCAAAAGGTAGCTGATGCAATAGAAGTCACTGAATATGTAACGATACCAGAAGCACACCGCGCCCGGGCAGCAGCTTTTGTGATTACAGCTAGTGAGGGCGCAAATCTGCATTTGGAAAAATTGCGATCGCGTCCCCAAGATTTTGATCCAGCGACACGCGATCGCTTTTTGGCTGGGGCGCTAATTCCAAGTAACTGGTATTTGCAAGCCCAACGGTTTAGAAAATGGTATCGCGATCGCGTTCGGGAAGTCTTGCAAAATGTAGATGTAATTCTTGCCCCAACTACACCAATTTCCGCACCGCTAATTGGTCAACAAACCATGATTTTGGATGGGGAAGAAATTCTTGTCCGTCCTCATTTAGGATTATTTACTCAACCATTATCTTTTATTGGCTTACCCGTTTTATCAGTACCAATTCAGCGCCAAAATGCCTTACCTTTAGGTGTGCAATTGATAGCAGCACCATATAATGAAGCGTTAATTTTACGGGTTGCAGCTGTGTTAGAGGCCAAAGGTGTAGTTTCAGCACCAGTGATTTTCAACGCTCTCAACTAA
- a CDS encoding DICT sensory domain-containing protein — protein MNVSLAKDLSVYQLVMGVQVPPKPLSLSPATLLSLVRAQIDLLIEQQIAATLWVKLPPEKIWQSELARYQSSVGASSFIYTCQIDESGKGGNGETGEENIPSSPYHVPVHLPPDSQLRRENFLMVLSPQFCSLILAHRPLKKRKNQTSGKLNTNKNQPLLIITTVEGRVIQQVLNGIQQAITPESSPIPIDFICPTAPQAALINQLFTKQLLRQDEINRQIITARTTKLQQLNQELHNKDQLQDEYLNNLCHELRTPLTHMKTALSLLNSPNLKPPQRQRYLQMLNTQCDQQNSLITGLLELVQIERNLEGTALESVRLSDIVPGVVSTYQPLAQEKGIMLAYTVPTELPSIWCVTGGLRQIVINLLHNSIKFTPNGGQVWVRARIQGDYVQLEFRDTGIGIAENEIPKIFDRFYRVRTAATENYGGAGLGLTIVQQLLLRCGGSISVKSKLYEGSTFTVQLATVGNTPRAIAI, from the coding sequence ATGAATGTTTCTCTGGCTAAGGATCTGTCTGTTTATCAACTGGTTATGGGAGTGCAAGTGCCTCCTAAACCATTGTCCCTCAGTCCTGCTACTCTGCTATCACTGGTGAGAGCGCAAATTGACTTACTAATTGAGCAGCAAATTGCAGCCACTTTATGGGTGAAGCTACCACCAGAAAAAATTTGGCAATCAGAATTAGCGCGTTATCAATCCTCCGTAGGTGCATCTAGTTTCATTTATACTTGCCAGATTGACGAGAGTGGGAAAGGGGGAAATGGGGAAACAGGGGAAGAAAATATCCCCTCATCTCCTTATCATGTCCCCGTTCACCTACCACCAGATAGCCAACTGCGACGGGAAAACTTTCTGATGGTGTTATCGCCCCAGTTTTGCAGTTTAATTTTGGCTCATCGACCACTTAAAAAACGCAAAAATCAGACATCGGGGAAGCTAAATACTAATAAAAATCAGCCGTTGCTGATTATAACTACTGTCGAGGGAAGAGTAATTCAGCAAGTATTAAATGGTATCCAACAAGCGATTACGCCAGAATCATCCCCAATACCGATTGATTTTATTTGTCCAACTGCGCCCCAAGCCGCACTGATAAATCAACTGTTCACAAAACAACTCCTGCGACAAGATGAAATTAATCGTCAAATCATCACAGCCCGCACTACCAAGTTGCAGCAGCTAAATCAAGAATTGCACAACAAAGACCAACTCCAAGATGAATATCTGAATAATCTATGTCACGAACTGCGTACACCCCTGACGCATATGAAAACAGCACTTTCTTTATTGAATTCCCCTAATCTCAAACCCCCGCAGCGACAACGTTATTTACAGATGTTAAATACCCAGTGCGATCAGCAAAATTCCCTAATTACTGGTTTATTGGAACTGGTGCAGATAGAACGTAATTTAGAAGGGACGGCTTTAGAGTCAGTGCGGCTTTCAGATATTGTACCTGGAGTAGTCAGTACCTACCAACCTCTAGCCCAAGAAAAAGGGATCATGCTAGCCTACACCGTACCCACTGAACTTCCATCTATTTGGTGTGTGACTGGTGGGCTAAGGCAGATTGTGATTAATCTGCTACACAACAGCATTAAGTTTACTCCGAATGGGGGTCAAGTATGGGTGCGTGCCCGGATTCAAGGCGATTATGTCCAATTAGAATTCCGCGACACAGGTATTGGTATTGCCGAAAACGAAATTCCCAAAATCTTTGACCGGTTTTATCGTGTGCGTACAGCAGCAACTGAAAATTATGGAGGTGCTGGATTGGGGTTAACAATTGTACAGCAATTGCTGCTGCGCTGTGGCGGATCTATTTCTGTAAAAAGTAAATTATATGAAGGTTCCACATTTACAGTGCAACTAGCAACTGTTGGCAATACCCCAAGAGCGATCGCAATATGA
- a CDS encoding IS5 family transposase, producing the protein MSKSYPSDLTSEQWELLSTLIPLENPACRPRCVDLRAVINAIFYILCTGCAWRMMPHDFPNWQTVYYYFRKWRLDGTWEKMNHKLQQWVRVVEDREPNPSAAIIDSQSIEIGTMVSKAVGFDSGKRVKGRKRHFLVDYEF; encoded by the coding sequence ATGTCTAAATCATACCCAAGTGACCTCACTTCGGAACAATGGGAATTACTCTCGACCCTCATCCCTTTAGAAAATCCAGCGTGCCGTCCTCGTTGTGTTGACCTACGTGCAGTGATTAATGCCATCTTTTACATCCTTTGCACGGGTTGTGCGTGGCGAATGATGCCTCACGACTTTCCCAACTGGCAGACGGTGTATTATTACTTCCGCAAATGGCGCTTGGATGGCACATGGGAGAAGATGAACCATAAACTTCAGCAGTGGGTACGTGTTGTCGAAGACCGTGAACCCAACCCAAGTGCAGCAATAATTGATAGCCAATCGATAGAGATTGGAACGATGGTGTCAAAAGCGGTTGGTTTTGATTCAGGCAAGCGGGTCAAGGGACGTAAACGGCATTTTCTCGTTGACTACGAATTTTAG
- a CDS encoding LysR family transcriptional regulator: MDTLTSMKVLLQVVESGSFVTAAERLNLSTAMTSKHVMHLERNLGARLLNRTSRHLSLTEAGRVYYEQCREMLDKLEMVEAAVRQSAVVARGVLKISAPVWFANPLFTKALAKYRSRYPDVLLDLNLNDRLVNLVEEGFDLALRVTPEEPGSSLLTQRICPIQLMLVGSADYLQRNGYPKTPNELSKHLSISYYYSQFADEILFEGYNGRETVKLPVSIRSNNTTMLYQATLAGMGLAVLPKWLIEDDLTSQRLEVLKLDYTLATSSLYAVYTNQRYLSPKISTFVDFLAEHFSDITESFD; the protein is encoded by the coding sequence ATGGACACCTTAACGAGCATGAAAGTATTGCTTCAGGTGGTGGAATCGGGAAGTTTTGTGACAGCCGCCGAGCGGCTCAACTTATCCACAGCCATGACCAGCAAGCATGTGATGCATTTGGAACGAAACCTTGGCGCACGTTTGTTGAATCGAACCAGCCGACACTTAAGCCTAACCGAGGCAGGAAGGGTCTATTATGAGCAATGCCGGGAAATGCTTGATAAATTGGAAATGGTGGAGGCAGCGGTGAGGCAATCAGCCGTCGTTGCGCGTGGCGTACTCAAGATCAGCGCCCCAGTTTGGTTTGCTAACCCGTTATTCACTAAAGCCTTGGCGAAGTACCGCTCTCGCTATCCAGACGTTTTGCTAGATCTGAATTTGAATGATCGATTGGTAAACTTGGTGGAAGAAGGATTTGACTTGGCGTTACGTGTCACGCCTGAGGAACCCGGTTCTTCACTGCTCACGCAACGCATTTGCCCAATTCAACTGATGTTGGTTGGCTCAGCTGACTATTTGCAAAGAAATGGATACCCAAAAACTCCCAACGAACTGTCGAAGCATCTAAGCATCAGCTATTACTACTCGCAGTTTGCCGATGAGATCCTCTTTGAGGGTTATAACGGGCGGGAGACAGTCAAACTGCCAGTCTCGATCCGCTCCAACAACACTACCATGCTGTATCAGGCGACCCTAGCCGGTATGGGGTTGGCGGTTTTGCCAAAGTGGTTGATTGAAGATGATCTTACCAGCCAACGATTGGAGGTGCTGAAGCTGGACTACACGTTGGCAACCTCATCTCTTTATGCTGTCTATACGAATCAGCGATACCTATCACCCAAAATAAGTACTTTCGTAGATTTTCTAGCTGAACATTTTTCTGACATCACCGAGAGCTTTGATTAA
- a CDS encoding nuclear transport factor 2 family protein — protein MSQNNELTVIDRFTIFEQLNMHQRCIDKGWGREQVDLYNRLYWPEAKFNVNDLRTSTFEGFEGMKQMFDYAHSVFPMDKWFHSMGAFEISGSGDRAEAQWRWFVYWKAEHVGIVSTGTYDDIFERRDGVWKCLERTSKSDPNWPVDLFQPFLDQADITFKAS, from the coding sequence ATGTCTCAGAACAACGAACTCACGGTGATCGACCGCTTTACCATCTTCGAGCAGTTGAACATGCATCAGCGATGTATCGACAAGGGTTGGGGGCGCGAGCAGGTCGACCTCTACAACCGCCTTTACTGGCCGGAGGCCAAATTCAACGTCAACGATCTACGTACTTCAACCTTCGAGGGTTTTGAGGGCATGAAGCAGATGTTCGACTACGCGCACAGCGTCTTCCCGATGGACAAGTGGTTCCACTCTATGGGCGCGTTTGAAATTTCCGGATCGGGTGACAGGGCCGAAGCGCAGTGGCGATGGTTCGTGTACTGGAAGGCTGAACACGTCGGAATCGTTTCAACTGGCACCTACGACGACATCTTTGAACGTCGCGATGGCGTCTGGAAGTGTCTGGAGCGCACCTCCAAGAGCGATCCCAACTGGCCGGTAGACTTGTTCCAGCCCTTCCTCGATCAGGCAGACATCACCTTCAAGGCGTCCTGA
- a CDS encoding sensor histidine kinase, translating to MYEWILPSLSEILAENQSSIAECSSAKAERQWRVSLAATEHLLLNTLAGGSRNITQGLVLAAPAPLFSQPKLTQSLQTVTFTSKPFNPLALMPFQMPDAMLAAVTERLVSITPGFDGTAVEPCPSADYVNASVNKEIAPHESVLPLLPADPLGAEQFCLVFTDKFRLVLVLATHKNGKKTFSFSFEPEVVQQAWRSLGARVMLANPEFFARLDALVQQYSPVAPDCRVVLEFSQLLLQELTEVEETRDSLLGTGEEALEQGSRVFPNAQSPNPDVELLQAFAHEVRTPLTTIRTMTRLLLKRRDLDASVINRLKIIDHECTEQIDRMELLFKAAELETTASVKSSKTQLTPMSLDQVLQQSIPRWEQAAHRRNLTLNVILPQQLPTVVSNPTMLDQVLSGLIENFTRSLPAGSHIQVQVIPAGDQLKLQLSPQFRCKDSNKAATPGTPPIRKALGQLLMFQPETGTISLNIAATKHLFQAIGGKLIVRQRPHYGEVLTIFLPLEVSHKQKS from the coding sequence GTGTACGAATGGATATTGCCAAGCCTGAGCGAAATCTTGGCTGAAAATCAATCAAGTATAGCTGAATGTTCATCTGCTAAAGCAGAGCGGCAGTGGCGTGTCAGCCTCGCAGCGACAGAACATCTGCTATTAAATACTTTAGCAGGTGGTTCAAGAAACATAACCCAAGGATTAGTTTTAGCTGCACCAGCACCCTTATTTAGTCAGCCAAAACTGACTCAAAGCTTACAGACAGTAACTTTTACGTCAAAACCATTTAACCCCTTGGCGCTGATGCCATTTCAGATGCCAGATGCGATGTTAGCGGCGGTCACTGAGCGGCTGGTGAGCATCACGCCTGGGTTCGATGGAACCGCAGTCGAACCATGCCCAAGTGCGGACTACGTCAACGCGTCTGTAAATAAAGAAATTGCTCCCCATGAATCAGTACTTCCCTTATTACCTGCCGATCCGCTAGGGGCAGAACAGTTTTGCTTAGTTTTCACAGATAAATTTAGATTAGTGCTAGTTTTAGCGACACACAAAAACGGTAAAAAAACTTTTTCATTTTCTTTTGAGCCAGAAGTAGTGCAGCAGGCTTGGCGATCGCTAGGAGCAAGGGTAATGCTGGCTAATCCAGAATTTTTTGCCCGCCTGGATGCATTAGTCCAACAGTATTCCCCGGTAGCACCAGATTGCCGGGTCGTGCTTGAGTTTAGCCAATTGTTGCTTCAGGAATTAACAGAAGTAGAAGAGACTAGGGACTCTTTACTAGGGACTGGGGAAGAAGCTCTTGAGCAGGGGAGCAGAGTTTTCCCCAATGCCCAATCCCCAAATCCTGATGTGGAATTGCTCCAAGCCTTCGCTCACGAAGTCCGCACACCTTTAACAACTATTCGCACCATGACTCGCCTGCTGCTGAAGCGGCGAGACTTAGATGCCAGCGTGATCAATCGCTTAAAAATTATCGATCACGAGTGTACCGAGCAAATTGACCGCATGGAGTTGCTGTTTAAGGCAGCAGAACTGGAAACTACTGCTTCAGTAAAATCTTCAAAAACTCAACTCACGCCGATGTCTTTAGATCAGGTGTTGCAACAGAGCATTCCCCGTTGGGAACAAGCAGCGCATCGGCGGAACTTAACTTTAAATGTTATTTTACCCCAACAACTACCAACAGTGGTAAGCAATCCCACGATGCTGGATCAGGTACTTAGTGGGTTGATAGAGAATTTCACTCGCAGCTTACCTGCTGGTAGCCATATTCAAGTACAAGTTATTCCGGCTGGAGATCAACTGAAGTTACAATTATCGCCCCAATTCAGGTGCAAAGATTCCAATAAAGCTGCCACACCTGGAACGCCACCAATTCGCAAAGCACTTGGTCAATTGCTGATGTTCCAACCAGAAACGGGTACGATTAGTTTGAATATTGCCGCAACCAAGCATTTGTTTCAGGCGATCGGTGGCAAACTGATTGTACGCCAGCGTCCACACTATGGGGAAGTTTTGACGATTTTCCTGCCTTTAGAAGTTAGCCATAAGCAGAAGTCATGA